The following proteins are co-located in the Pedobacter frigiditerrae genome:
- the hppD gene encoding 4-hydroxyphenylpyruvate dioxygenase: protein MSTQTFAEKIAKAQDFLPINGTDYIEFYVGNAKQAAHYYKTAFGFQSLAYAGPETGVRDRASYVLQQGKIRLILTTALKSDSVIAEHVKTHGDGVKVLALWVDDAYSAFEETTKRGAKPYLEPQTLSDENGEVRMSGIYTYGETVHMFVERKNYNGVFMPGYREWKSEYNPSDAGLLYIDHCVGNVGWNRMNETVKWYEDVMGFVNILSFDDKQINTEYSALMSKVMSNGNGFSKFPINEPAEGKKKSQIEEYLEFYEGEGVQHIAVATKNIVRTVTELKARGVEFLSPPPEAYYEMMPTRVGEIDEEIALLKSLGILVDCDEEGYLLQIFTKPVEDRPTLFFEIIQRKGAQSFGAGNFKALFESLEREQELRGNL from the coding sequence TGCCAAACAGGCTGCCCATTATTATAAAACAGCATTCGGATTTCAATCCTTAGCTTACGCCGGCCCAGAAACTGGAGTTCGCGACAGAGCATCTTACGTTTTACAACAGGGCAAAATAAGATTGATTTTAACAACGGCTTTAAAATCTGATAGCGTAATTGCCGAGCATGTTAAAACCCATGGTGATGGCGTAAAGGTTTTAGCGCTTTGGGTTGATGATGCCTACAGTGCTTTCGAAGAAACAACCAAACGTGGAGCAAAGCCATACTTGGAGCCGCAAACTTTAAGTGATGAAAACGGAGAAGTAAGAATGTCTGGGATTTATACATACGGCGAAACCGTTCACATGTTCGTTGAACGCAAAAATTACAATGGCGTATTTATGCCAGGTTACCGTGAATGGAAAAGTGAATACAACCCAAGCGATGCAGGTTTACTTTACATAGACCATTGCGTGGGCAACGTGGGCTGGAACCGAATGAATGAAACCGTAAAGTGGTATGAAGATGTAATGGGTTTTGTAAACATCCTTTCATTTGATGATAAACAGATTAATACCGAGTATTCTGCATTGATGAGTAAGGTGATGAGCAATGGAAATGGTTTTTCGAAGTTTCCAATCAATGAACCTGCTGAAGGAAAGAAAAAATCTCAAATTGAAGAATACTTAGAATTTTATGAAGGTGAAGGCGTTCAACATATTGCGGTTGCTACCAAGAATATTGTAAGAACCGTAACCGAATTAAAGGCAAGGGGTGTTGAGTTCTTAAGTCCGCCACCTGAAGCTTATTACGAAATGATGCCAACACGTGTTGGAGAAATTGACGAGGAAATAGCATTGTTAAAAAGTCTTGGCATTTTGGTCGACTGTGATGAGGAAGGTTATTTGTTGCAGATTTTCACCAAACCAGTTGAAGACCGTCCTACACTTTTCTTTGAGATTATACAACGTAAAGGGGCGCAATCTTTTGGTGCAGGAAACTTTAAAGCTTTGTTTGAATCTTTGGAACGCGAACAGGAATTGAGAGGGAACTTGTAA